From Pseudoxanthomonas sp. YR558, the proteins below share one genomic window:
- a CDS encoding hotdog fold thioesterase gives MSFRAPIDLAALNAHAGNTLVSNLGIVITGAGDDWLRGTMPVDARTVQPYGILHGGASVALAETLGSMAGNLCVDTTKEMVVGLEINANHVRAMRGGVVTGTARALHVGRSTQLWEIRIENDEGKLVCISRLTLAVVPVAKG, from the coding sequence ATGAGCTTCCGCGCGCCCATCGACCTCGCCGCCCTCAACGCCCACGCAGGCAATACGCTGGTGTCGAACCTGGGCATCGTCATCACCGGTGCCGGGGATGACTGGTTGCGCGGCACCATGCCGGTCGATGCGCGCACGGTGCAGCCCTACGGCATCCTGCATGGGGGCGCCTCGGTGGCGTTGGCTGAAACGCTGGGAAGCATGGCCGGCAACCTGTGCGTGGACACGACGAAGGAGATGGTCGTAGGCCTGGAAATCAATGCCAACCACGTGCGCGCGATGCGTGGTGGTGTGGTCACCGGGACGGCGCGCGCGCTGCATGTGGGCCGCAGTACCCAGCTGTGGGAGATCCGCATCGAGAACGACGAAGGCAAGCTGGTCTGCATCTCGCGCCTGACCCTGGCAGTGGTGCCGGTCGCCAAGGGCTGA
- a CDS encoding META and DUF4377 domain-containing protein: MKRLLLLALPLALAGCPKPADETPTPPAAVAPAAAPVAAPADGALLPKYHWRLASATDAQGQRIDALFAQPDKPVTLDFRDGRLGISNTCNRMGGSYTLADGSLTAGRLMSTKMACADAKLMALDDEVGKRLEGTLKLATTTAGDAPTLTFTTATGDTLAFTGEPTAETRYGGPGERVFLEVAAATKPCNHPLIPEMQCLQVREIQYDDKGLKVGTPGEFQHFYDSIEGYTHEPGIRNVLRVDRYTVKNPPADASNRAYVLDMVVESANEKK; this comes from the coding sequence ATGAAACGACTGCTGCTGCTCGCCCTGCCCCTCGCACTGGCCGGCTGCCCGAAGCCGGCCGACGAGACCCCCACCCCTCCTGCCGCGGTGGCCCCCGCGGCCGCACCCGTCGCCGCTCCCGCCGACGGCGCGCTGCTGCCGAAGTACCACTGGCGCCTGGCCTCGGCGACGGATGCGCAAGGCCAACGCATCGACGCGCTGTTCGCCCAGCCCGACAAGCCGGTGACGCTGGATTTCCGCGACGGGCGCCTGGGTATTTCCAACACCTGCAACCGCATGGGCGGCAGCTACACGCTGGCCGACGGCTCGCTGACCGCCGGACGCCTAATGTCGACGAAGATGGCCTGCGCCGACGCCAAACTGATGGCGCTGGACGACGAAGTCGGCAAGCGCCTGGAAGGTACGCTGAAACTGGCGACCACCACGGCCGGCGATGCGCCCACGCTGACCTTCACCACCGCCACCGGCGACACGCTCGCCTTCACCGGTGAGCCCACCGCCGAAACGCGCTACGGCGGCCCGGGCGAACGCGTGTTCCTGGAAGTGGCCGCGGCCACCAAGCCTTGCAACCATCCGCTGATCCCGGAGATGCAATGCCTGCAGGTCCGCGAGATCCAGTACGACGACAAGGGCCTGAAGGTCGGCACGCCCGGCGAGTTCCAGCACTTCTACGACAGCATCGAGGGCTACACGCACGAGCCGGGCATCCGCAACGTGCTGCGCGTGGATCGCTACACCGTGAAGAACCCGCCCGCGGACGCGTCCAACCGCGCCTATGTGCTGGACATGGTGGTGGAGTCCGCCAACGAGAAGAAGTGA
- a CDS encoding phospholipase D family protein has protein sequence MNHRRAAVIAARCAVLWLALLCSACASLSDRQRDRAAGIAAAARSQVVECTQADACALRSPLYDLGDEARASSTPEAPRHYAVILDQGSDALLARLNLIRSAREHIDLQTYIFDKDDSARLVLDELLGAARRGVKVRLLIDQLSAIADLEILAALSGAHENFAIRIYNPSFGKAKLNYLDYAGSVLCCFRRFNQRMHTKLLLVDGRVGISGGRNYQDDYYDWDAEYNFRDRDVLVAGPEAEAMARNFQLFWEARRSVPAERLNDVGRTLLDEGVPAMPVPRYLRPERVQAASADASNAAVIRERFVDTAYPVGAVRYIADLPQKHRRERRDDDAPAAPELEALIRSAQTEVLLQTPYLVMSKQAQAMFREMRQRQPPPQVVVSTNSLAATDNPVVYSMSFKYKRRYLREFGFQIHEFKPFPEDAPVDYAALMPEGPPLTSPGGEAGGGSGIRGPSGSIGPSSGGPSSASSGETTRRLQRTESRPSFLSSGAGSEPLPLKRAGVRMGLHAKSMVIDGETAVIGTHNFDPRSENYNTEAAVVIQDTAFAQALADSIRRDMSPRNAWVIAPRAKPVVFSGLDYSLGKVSEALPIFDIWPWRYATSYEFQPGPDCPLPVTPKDPAFHRCYVSVGDFPEVNVGPKWLYTRVLTAFGAGLVPIL, from the coding sequence GTGAACCACCGTCGTGCCGCCGTGATCGCCGCGCGTTGCGCGGTCCTTTGGCTCGCGTTGCTGTGCAGCGCTTGCGCCAGTCTGTCCGACCGCCAGCGCGACCGCGCCGCCGGCATCGCCGCCGCCGCACGCTCGCAGGTCGTCGAGTGCACACAGGCCGATGCCTGCGCGCTGCGCTCGCCGCTGTACGACCTCGGCGACGAGGCGCGGGCATCGTCCACGCCGGAAGCGCCGCGGCATTACGCCGTCATCCTGGACCAGGGCTCCGACGCGCTGCTGGCGCGGCTCAATCTGATCCGCAGCGCGCGCGAGCACATCGACCTGCAGACCTACATCTTCGACAAGGACGACAGCGCCCGGCTGGTGCTGGACGAATTGCTCGGCGCCGCCCGGCGCGGGGTGAAGGTGCGCCTGCTGATCGACCAGCTGTCGGCGATCGCCGACCTGGAGATCCTCGCCGCGCTGTCCGGCGCGCACGAGAACTTCGCCATCCGGATCTACAACCCGAGCTTCGGCAAGGCCAAGCTCAACTACCTGGACTACGCGGGCAGCGTGTTGTGCTGTTTCCGCCGGTTCAACCAGCGCATGCACACCAAGCTGCTGCTGGTGGACGGACGCGTCGGCATCAGCGGCGGTCGCAACTACCAGGACGACTATTACGACTGGGACGCGGAGTACAACTTCCGCGATCGCGACGTGCTGGTCGCCGGCCCCGAGGCGGAGGCGATGGCGCGCAATTTCCAGCTGTTCTGGGAGGCGCGGCGCAGCGTGCCGGCGGAACGGCTCAACGACGTTGGTCGCACGCTGCTGGACGAAGGCGTCCCGGCGATGCCCGTGCCGCGCTATCTGCGGCCGGAACGCGTGCAGGCGGCCAGCGCCGATGCCAGCAATGCCGCCGTCATCCGCGAGCGTTTCGTCGATACCGCCTACCCGGTCGGCGCCGTGCGCTATATCGCCGACCTACCGCAGAAGCACCGGCGCGAACGTCGCGACGACGATGCGCCCGCCGCGCCCGAGCTGGAAGCGCTGATCCGCAGCGCTCAGACGGAAGTGCTGTTGCAGACGCCGTACCTGGTGATGTCGAAGCAGGCGCAGGCGATGTTCCGCGAGATGCGGCAGCGTCAGCCCCCGCCGCAGGTGGTGGTGTCGACCAACAGCCTGGCCGCGACCGACAACCCGGTCGTCTATTCGATGTCGTTCAAGTACAAGCGCCGCTATCTGCGCGAGTTCGGTTTCCAGATCCACGAGTTCAAGCCGTTCCCGGAAGACGCGCCGGTCGACTACGCCGCGCTGATGCCAGAAGGGCCGCCACTGACATCGCCGGGCGGCGAAGCCGGCGGCGGGAGTGGCATCCGCGGCCCGTCGGGTTCGATCGGACCGTCCTCCGGGGGGCCATCCAGTGCATCCTCCGGCGAAACCACGCGGCGTTTGCAGCGCACCGAATCACGGCCGTCGTTCCTCAGCAGCGGTGCCGGTTCCGAACCGTTGCCGCTGAAGCGCGCCGGCGTCCGCATGGGCCTGCATGCGAAGTCGATGGTGATCGATGGCGAGACGGCGGTCATCGGCACGCACAACTTCGACCCGCGCTCGGAGAACTACAACACCGAGGCGGCGGTGGTGATCCAGGACACCGCCTTCGCCCAGGCGCTCGCGGACAGCATCCGGCGCGACATGTCCCCCCGCAACGCCTGGGTGATCGCGCCGCGTGCCAAGCCGGTGGTGTTCTCGGGCCTGGACTACAGCCTGGGCAAGGTGTCCGAAGCGTTGCCGATCTTCGACATCTGGCCGTGGCGCTACGCGACCAGCTACGAGTTCCAGCCCGGACCGGACTGTCCGCTGCCGGTGACGCCGAAGGATCCGGCCTTCCATCGCTGCTATGTGTCGGTGGGCGATTTCCCTGAGGTCAACGTCGGCCCGAAGTGGCTGTACACGCGCGTGCTCACCGCGTTCGGCGCCGGGCTCGTCCCGATCCTCTGA
- the glnA gene encoding type I glutamate--ammonia ligase: MSVENVEKLIKDNKVEFVDLRFVDMRGVEQHVTFPVSIVDASLFEDGKMFDGSSISGWKGINESDMVLLPDPSSAYLDPFYADPTLVLICDILDPATMQGYSRDPRGIAKRAEAHLKASGIADVAFFGPEPEFFIFDSVQFANDMGHTFFKINSEEGAWNSGKSYDGANSGYRPGIKGGYFPVPPTDSLHDLRAEMCKTLEQVGIEVEVHHHEVATAGQCEIGAKFNTLVQKADELQRMKYVVRNVAHRNGKTATFMPKPIVGDNGSGMHVHQSLAKGGTNLFTGDGYGGLSQMALWYIGGIFKHAKAINAFANSGTNSYKRLVPGFEAPVMLAYSARNRSASCRIPWVANPKARRIEIRFPDPLQSGYLTFTALMMAGLDGIKNQIDPGAPSDKDLYDLPPEEEKNIPQVCSSLDQALEALDKDRDFLKAGGVMTDDFIDAYIALKMQEVTKFRAATHPLEYQLYYAN, encoded by the coding sequence ATGTCTGTGGAGAATGTTGAAAAGCTGATCAAGGACAACAAGGTCGAGTTCGTCGACCTGCGCTTCGTCGACATGCGCGGTGTTGAACAGCACGTCACCTTCCCGGTCAGCATCGTGGACGCCTCGCTGTTCGAGGACGGCAAGATGTTCGACGGCTCGTCGATCTCGGGCTGGAAGGGCATCAACGAGTCCGACATGGTGCTGCTGCCCGACCCGAGCAGCGCCTATCTGGATCCGTTCTATGCCGATCCGACCCTGGTGCTGATCTGCGACATCCTCGACCCGGCCACCATGCAGGGCTACTCGCGCGATCCGCGCGGCATCGCCAAGCGCGCCGAGGCCCACCTGAAGGCCAGCGGCATCGCCGACGTCGCCTTCTTCGGCCCGGAACCCGAATTCTTCATCTTCGATTCCGTGCAGTTCGCCAACGACATGGGCCACACTTTCTTCAAGATCAATTCCGAAGAAGGCGCCTGGAACAGCGGCAAGAGCTACGACGGCGCCAACAGCGGCTACCGTCCGGGCATCAAGGGCGGCTACTTCCCGGTGCCGCCGACCGATTCGCTGCACGACCTGCGTGCCGAGATGTGCAAGACGCTGGAACAGGTCGGCATCGAAGTCGAAGTGCACCACCACGAAGTCGCCACCGCCGGCCAGTGCGAGATCGGCGCCAAGTTCAACACGCTGGTGCAGAAGGCCGACGAACTGCAGCGCATGAAGTACGTGGTCCGCAACGTGGCCCACCGCAACGGCAAGACCGCCACCTTCATGCCCAAGCCAATCGTCGGCGACAACGGCAGCGGCATGCACGTGCACCAGTCGCTGGCCAAGGGCGGCACCAACCTGTTCACCGGTGACGGCTACGGCGGCCTGTCGCAGATGGCGCTGTGGTACATCGGCGGCATCTTCAAGCACGCCAAGGCGATCAACGCGTTCGCCAACTCGGGCACCAACAGCTACAAGCGCCTGGTGCCGGGCTTCGAAGCGCCGGTGATGCTGGCCTACTCGGCGCGCAACCGTTCCGCTTCGTGCCGCATCCCGTGGGTGGCCAACCCGAAGGCGCGCCGCATTGAGATTCGCTTCCCCGATCCGCTGCAGTCCGGCTACCTGACCTTCACCGCGCTGATGATGGCCGGCCTGGACGGCATCAAGAACCAGATCGATCCGGGCGCGCCGAGCGACAAGGACCTGTACGACCTGCCGCCGGAAGAAGAGAAGAACATCCCGCAGGTGTGCTCCAGCCTGGACCAGGCGCTGGAGGCGCTGGACAAGGACCGCGACTTCCTCAAGGCCGGCGGCGTAATGACCGACGACTTCATCGATGCGTACATCGCGCTGAAGATGCAGGAAGTGACCAAGTTCCGCGCGGCCACGCACCCGCTGGAATACCAGCTGTACTACGCCAACTGA
- a CDS encoding undecaprenyl-diphosphate phosphatase, producing MTDLLAALLLGILEGLTEFLPVSSTGHLLIAQHWLGQRSDFFNIVIQAGAILATTLVFRRRIWELATGWRDAATRDYAMKLAVAFLVTAFVGLPVRLAGWELPETVTPIAWALILGGVWMLVAEHFAEKRGDVAAITWKVAVLVGLAQVVAGVFPGTSRSAAAIFMAMLAGTSRRSSAAEFVFLVGIPTMFAASGYAFLELVKDNALGSENWGEVALAFAAATATGFVVVKWLLGFIKAHRFTGFAIYRIVLGALLLLLMPVGS from the coding sequence ATGACCGACCTGCTCGCCGCGCTGCTGCTCGGCATCCTTGAAGGCCTGACCGAATTCCTGCCGGTCTCCAGCACCGGCCACCTGCTGATCGCCCAGCACTGGCTGGGCCAACGCTCGGACTTCTTCAACATCGTCATCCAGGCCGGCGCGATCCTGGCCACGACGCTGGTGTTCCGCCGCCGGATCTGGGAGCTGGCCACCGGCTGGCGCGATGCCGCCACACGCGACTACGCGATGAAACTGGCCGTGGCGTTCCTGGTCACCGCCTTCGTCGGCCTGCCGGTGCGGTTGGCGGGCTGGGAGCTGCCGGAGACCGTCACCCCGATCGCCTGGGCGCTGATCCTCGGTGGCGTGTGGATGCTGGTGGCCGAGCATTTCGCCGAGAAGCGCGGCGACGTGGCGGCCATCACCTGGAAGGTCGCGGTGCTGGTCGGCCTGGCCCAGGTCGTGGCGGGCGTGTTCCCGGGTACGTCACGCTCCGCGGCCGCGATCTTCATGGCGATGCTGGCCGGCACCAGCCGGCGCTCCTCGGCGGCGGAGTTCGTGTTCCTGGTGGGCATCCCCACGATGTTCGCGGCCAGTGGCTACGCCTTCCTGGAACTGGTGAAGGACAACGCGCTGGGTAGCGAGAACTGGGGCGAGGTCGCCCTGGCGTTCGCGGCAGCGACCGCGACGGGCTTCGTGGTGGTGAAGTGGCTGCTGGGCTTTATCAAGGCGCACCGCTTCACCGGCTTCGCCATCTATCGCATCGTGCTGGGCGCGCTGCTGCTCCTGCTGATGCCGGTCGGAAGCTGA
- a CDS encoding lysophospholipid acyltransferase family protein — translation MTPPPVHVARAHGAARAFRYLYRVPLLLIHLLVFLPVTLLCLSPLLVWIRVGDENAGDVAVRWWSSGLMRIFGFRLRRVGTPLSGPTMFVANHVSWIDIEALHSQRMMGFVAKQEIRGWPVVGWLAAQGQTIFHQRGSQESLGGVLQAMMRRLREGRSVGVFPEGRTRDGHEVGPFHARIFLAAVEAGVPVQPVALRYGARGSAQPVVAFGPKESFFANFLRLLGEPARTADICFLEPIRIADVEGRRRIADLSRERIVQAMAAA, via the coding sequence ATGACGCCACCCCCTGTTCATGTTGCGCGCGCCCATGGCGCCGCGCGGGCATTCCGCTACCTGTATCGCGTGCCGCTGCTGCTGATCCATCTGCTGGTCTTCCTGCCGGTCACGCTGCTGTGCCTGTCGCCGCTGCTGGTGTGGATCCGGGTGGGCGACGAGAACGCGGGCGACGTGGCGGTGCGCTGGTGGTCGAGTGGACTGATGCGAATTTTCGGCTTTCGCCTGCGCCGGGTCGGCACGCCCTTGTCGGGCCCGACGATGTTCGTGGCCAACCATGTCAGCTGGATCGACATCGAGGCGCTGCACAGCCAGCGCATGATGGGCTTCGTCGCCAAGCAGGAGATCCGCGGCTGGCCGGTGGTGGGCTGGCTGGCAGCGCAGGGCCAGACGATCTTCCACCAGCGCGGCAGCCAGGAATCGCTGGGCGGCGTGCTGCAGGCGATGATGCGACGGCTGCGTGAGGGTCGCTCGGTGGGTGTGTTTCCAGAAGGCCGCACGCGCGATGGCCACGAGGTCGGCCCATTCCATGCCCGCATCTTCCTGGCAGCGGTCGAAGCCGGCGTGCCGGTGCAGCCGGTCGCGCTGCGCTACGGTGCGCGCGGCAGTGCCCAGCCGGTGGTGGCGTTCGGGCCGAAAGAGAGCTTCTTCGCCAACTTCCTGCGCTTGCTCGGCGAGCCGGCGCGGACCGCGGACATCTGTTTCCTCGAACCGATCCGGATCGCGGACGTGGAGGGACGCCGGCGTATCGCCGACCTCTCGCGCGAACGGATCGTGCAGGCGATGGCGGCGGCCTGA
- a CDS encoding RDD family protein, translating to MNAGAEGNPYESPASSILDPAVTAVTLIPATKLRRFIHWLIDRCTVMGLLFLAMIGAGIVGGEAVLEWVEALAWWQDQLIGLAAIVLYYTAMEGLTGTTIGKLLTGTRVVDESGDRIGFRQALLRSLSRVVPFEAFSVLLAEDEDPRGWHDRWPRTRVVLRRHATAVPA from the coding sequence ATGAACGCGGGGGCTGAGGGCAATCCTTACGAAAGTCCCGCCAGTTCCATCCTGGATCCCGCAGTCACTGCGGTGACGCTCATTCCGGCCACGAAGTTGCGCCGCTTCATCCATTGGCTGATCGATCGGTGCACGGTGATGGGCCTGCTTTTCCTGGCCATGATCGGTGCAGGGATCGTGGGGGGTGAGGCGGTCCTGGAATGGGTGGAGGCCCTGGCCTGGTGGCAAGACCAGCTCATCGGTCTCGCGGCCATCGTCTTGTACTACACCGCGATGGAAGGACTGACCGGGACGACGATCGGAAAGTTGCTTACTGGCACGCGTGTCGTCGACGAGTCGGGGGACCGGATCGGCTTCCGGCAGGCGTTGCTGCGTAGCCTGAGCCGTGTGGTTCCGTTCGAAGCGTTTTCCGTACTGCTCGCAGAGGATGAAGATCCTCGGGGTTGGCACGATCGTTGGCCCCGCACGCGGGTCGTGCTCAGGCGCCACGCCACGGCCGTACCGGCCTGA
- a CDS encoding tetratricopeptide repeat protein translates to MYDPILEALRRGATADALTAAETLVAERPDDAQALRWLSAAQLQSGQADAALASIDRAIALSPENAELHLARAGVLVGSRRPDEAQAALDQATGLDPNQFTAYVVQAQLALNRGDLEEAQRLNRLASRVAPEHPRLAFVDGMALLHRGDAEGALKTLSAALQRAPDDIQLMHALGFVYMARGHLAFAEQTFRNIAVKVPAATDVTLLIASLAGRQGRPDEALELLAPVLADAQRATVGVRSLAGRLYLQAGQLDTAAPLLQGALAAGAQDREVLSSLLEVWHRQGRRDDGRQALDACLAFSPGSTDLWLARLALEDVGSPGALAATQRWLDAAPDAVGALEARLAALEHVGRLDDAEAVADRIIALQPGHGVAQARKVNALVARDPAAAVAHVEALLAQAQSDDSRTMLLGWLGMAQDRAGQASAAVASWSDRARAQQAQSLPLPLLAPAAQGWPALATVPEGNAEWPLLLWGAPGSSVERMVAVFAQARASLLTDRFDASPPKDMFQPFATVEQLLSGQADASSMLAGWRASLSSRGARNGNVIDWLVWWDNTLLQALRPHLPQGRLLAILRDPRDMLLEWLAWGAPSMLAIPSVDVAATWLAGVLEHLAELLEQELYPAVAIRIDGMENDPQRLAEALGHALGGAQLPAPSLAGHSGFPSGHWRQYADALAGPFAMLTPVAVRLGYPEA, encoded by the coding sequence ATGTACGACCCGATCCTCGAAGCCCTGCGCCGCGGCGCCACGGCCGATGCGCTGACCGCTGCCGAAACCCTCGTGGCCGAGCGCCCCGACGACGCCCAGGCACTGCGCTGGCTGTCCGCCGCCCAGTTGCAGAGCGGCCAGGCCGATGCGGCGCTGGCCAGTATCGACCGCGCCATCGCCCTGTCGCCGGAGAACGCCGAACTCCACCTCGCGCGCGCCGGCGTACTGGTCGGCAGCCGGCGTCCGGACGAGGCACAGGCAGCGCTGGATCAAGCAACAGGACTGGATCCCAACCAGTTCACCGCCTACGTGGTGCAGGCCCAGTTGGCGCTGAACCGTGGCGACCTGGAAGAAGCGCAACGCCTGAACCGGTTGGCCTCCCGCGTCGCGCCCGAACATCCGCGTCTGGCGTTCGTTGACGGTATGGCGTTGCTGCACCGGGGCGACGCCGAAGGTGCGCTGAAGACGTTGTCGGCCGCACTTCAGCGTGCGCCGGATGATATCCAGCTCATGCATGCCCTCGGCTTCGTTTACATGGCGCGCGGCCATCTGGCGTTCGCCGAGCAGACTTTCCGCAACATTGCGGTGAAGGTGCCGGCCGCTACGGACGTGACCCTTCTGATCGCGAGCCTGGCCGGTCGCCAGGGGCGTCCGGACGAGGCGCTTGAATTGCTCGCCCCGGTGCTGGCCGATGCGCAGCGGGCGACGGTTGGCGTGCGTAGCCTGGCCGGTCGCCTGTATCTGCAGGCGGGCCAGCTCGACACCGCCGCGCCCTTGCTGCAGGGGGCGCTCGCTGCCGGTGCGCAGGATCGCGAGGTGCTGTCGTCGTTGCTGGAGGTGTGGCACCGGCAGGGTCGGCGCGACGACGGTCGGCAGGCGCTGGACGCGTGCCTGGCGTTTTCGCCCGGCAGCACCGATCTGTGGTTGGCGCGACTGGCGTTAGAGGATGTCGGCAGCCCTGGCGCCCTCGCTGCGACCCAGCGCTGGCTGGATGCCGCACCCGATGCAGTGGGTGCGCTGGAGGCCCGCTTGGCGGCGCTGGAGCATGTGGGTCGGCTGGACGATGCTGAAGCAGTGGCCGACCGGATCATCGCCCTGCAACCGGGGCACGGTGTCGCGCAAGCACGCAAGGTGAATGCGTTGGTCGCACGCGATCCCGCGGCGGCGGTGGCGCATGTGGAGGCACTGCTGGCGCAAGCGCAGAGCGACGATTCACGCACGATGCTGCTGGGTTGGTTGGGCATGGCGCAGGATCGCGCCGGCCAGGCGTCGGCGGCGGTCGCGAGTTGGAGCGATCGCGCACGCGCGCAGCAGGCGCAGTCGCTGCCGTTACCCCTGCTGGCGCCGGCGGCCCAGGGATGGCCAGCGCTCGCGACGGTGCCGGAGGGCAATGCGGAGTGGCCGCTCCTGCTCTGGGGGGCTCCTGGCTCCAGTGTGGAGCGCATGGTGGCCGTCTTCGCCCAGGCCCGTGCGTCACTGCTGACCGACCGTTTCGACGCCTCGCCGCCGAAGGACATGTTCCAGCCGTTCGCCACCGTCGAACAGTTGCTTTCCGGGCAGGCTGACGCCTCCTCGATGCTGGCAGGTTGGCGCGCGTCGTTGTCTTCGCGCGGTGCGCGCAATGGCAACGTGATCGATTGGCTGGTCTGGTGGGACAACACCTTGTTGCAGGCGTTGCGCCCGCACCTGCCGCAGGGTCGCTTGCTCGCGATCCTTCGCGATCCGCGCGACATGCTGTTGGAGTGGTTGGCATGGGGAGCGCCGTCGATGCTGGCGATCCCCTCGGTCGACGTGGCCGCTACCTGGCTGGCGGGCGTGCTCGAACATCTGGCGGAACTGCTGGAGCAAGAGCTGTACCCCGCGGTCGCCATCCGCATCGACGGTATGGAGAACGATCCGCAGCGCCTCGCAGAGGCCCTCGGCCATGCACTGGGCGGTGCGCAGCTGCCGGCGCCCTCGCTGGCCGGTCATTCCGGATTTCCGTCCGGGCATTGGCGCCAGTACGCCGATGCGCTCGCAGGGCCGTTCGCCATGCTCACCCCGGTCGCGGTGCGTCTGGGCTATCCCGAGGCCTGA
- a CDS encoding YbhB/YbcL family Raf kinase inhibitor-like protein: MRLWSDSFENTRPIPAEFAMGQPDGFAANRNPHLAWEGVPDGTASFALLCIDPDAPTVPETVGREDVQIPVEQPRAHFIHWAMADIAPDTRAIAAGSCSDRVTARGKQHPPGPAGARQGLNDYTGWFAGDAQMGGDYTGYDGPYPPFNDLRVHRYFFRLFALDVAALDLPARFTAADVERAMQGHVLAEAAVHGTYTLNASHA, translated from the coding sequence ATGCGTCTGTGGAGCGACAGTTTCGAAAATACCCGTCCCATCCCGGCCGAGTTCGCGATGGGGCAGCCTGATGGCTTCGCGGCCAACCGCAACCCGCACTTGGCATGGGAGGGCGTCCCCGACGGCACCGCATCCTTCGCCCTGCTCTGCATCGATCCGGACGCGCCGACCGTGCCTGAAACGGTCGGGCGCGAGGACGTGCAGATCCCGGTTGAACAACCGCGTGCGCACTTCATCCACTGGGCGATGGCGGACATCGCGCCGGACACGCGCGCGATCGCGGCCGGCAGCTGCAGCGATCGCGTCACCGCACGCGGCAAGCAGCACCCCCCAGGTCCGGCGGGTGCGCGCCAGGGATTGAACGACTACACCGGCTGGTTCGCCGGCGATGCGCAGATGGGCGGGGACTACACCGGTTACGACGGTCCGTATCCGCCGTTCAACGATCTGCGCGTGCACCGCTATTTCTTCCGCCTGTTCGCGCTGGATGTCGCCGCGCTGGACCTGCCTGCGCGCTTCACCGCCGCCGATGTCGAACGTGCGATGCAGGGCCATGTGCTGGCCGAAGCCGCGGTGCATGGCACCTACACCTTGAATGCGAGCCATGCATGA
- a CDS encoding alpha/beta fold hydrolase, whose amino-acid sequence MTAADYRPPRWLRNPHLQSVLGSSALRRRRGLRALAVSGAVTAEHIVDGGDGVRLQGFLSQVPGREPRGLVLLLHGWEGSADSSYMRLTAAQLLSRGFDVFRLNFRDHGDTHHLNEDLFHSNRLDEVVHAAADVSRRFAGGVPMRVAGYSLGGNFALRLALRAPQAGLALAHVAAVCPLLDPATTMERIENGLPLYDWYFARKWRRSLERKRHLFPQRHDFDDTVLALDMRALTDWLVQRHTAFGTLDAYFDGYAIGGDRLSGLSVPAHILMAEDDPVIPFDTFRGWTLPAQATLEIAPWGGHCAFIENVAGDGYAERWVAERLAGDAA is encoded by the coding sequence ATCACCGCCGCCGATTACCGACCGCCACGTTGGCTTCGCAACCCGCACCTGCAATCGGTGCTGGGCTCGAGCGCGCTGCGTCGCCGGCGCGGCCTGCGTGCGTTGGCGGTGAGCGGTGCAGTGACCGCCGAGCACATCGTCGATGGCGGCGATGGGGTGCGGTTGCAGGGATTCCTCAGCCAGGTGCCGGGCCGCGAACCGCGCGGTCTGGTGTTGCTGCTTCACGGTTGGGAAGGCAGCGCCGATTCGAGCTACATGCGACTGACGGCGGCACAGCTGCTGTCGCGCGGGTTCGATGTGTTCCGGCTGAACTTCCGCGACCACGGCGATACCCATCACCTCAACGAAGACCTGTTCCACTCCAACCGCCTCGATGAAGTGGTGCATGCGGCCGCGGATGTGTCGCGGCGTTTCGCCGGCGGCGTGCCGATGCGGGTGGCCGGCTATTCGCTGGGCGGCAACTTCGCGCTGCGCCTGGCGTTGCGGGCACCGCAGGCCGGGCTGGCGTTGGCGCACGTGGCGGCGGTGTGCCCGTTGCTGGACCCGGCGACCACGATGGAGCGCATCGAGAACGGGTTGCCGCTGTACGACTGGTATTTCGCGCGCAAGTGGCGCCGCTCGCTGGAGCGCAAGCGACACCTGTTCCCGCAGCGGCACGATTTCGACGACACCGTGCTGGCACTGGACATGCGCGCGCTGACCGACTGGCTGGTGCAGCGGCACACGGCGTTCGGCACGCTGGATGCGTATTTCGACGGCTATGCGATCGGCGGCGATCGGCTGTCCGGGCTGTCCGTGCCTGCACACATCCTGATGGCCGAGGACGATCCGGTCATCCCCTTCGATACCTTCCGCGGCTGGACGTTGCCGGCCCAGGCCACGCTGGAGATCGCGCCTTGGGGCGGGCACTGCGCCTTCATCGAGAACGTCGCGGGCGACGGGTATGCCGAGCGGTGGGTGGCCGAGCGACTGGCCGGCGACGCTGCCTGA